In a single window of the Delftia tsuruhatensis genome:
- a CDS encoding H-NS family nucleoid-associated regulatory protein: protein MTVDYKTLLQQRAEIEAKIAEVLKVEKGTAIAQVRELVRQYELTQEDLFGAGKRKASGSVGVAKYRDPATGATWTGRGKPPNWINGKDRTAFEI, encoded by the coding sequence ATGACAGTTGATTACAAGACGCTCCTCCAGCAGAGAGCCGAGATCGAAGCCAAGATTGCTGAGGTCCTGAAAGTCGAAAAAGGAACCGCGATTGCCCAGGTGCGAGAGTTGGTCAGGCAGTACGAACTGACGCAGGAGGACCTGTTCGGCGCCGGCAAACGCAAGGCCTCTGGCAGCGTGGGCGTTGCGAAGTACCGCGACCCTGCCACGGGCGCTACCTGGACCGGCCGCGGCAAGCCGCCGAACTGGATCAACGGCAAGGACCGGACTGCGTTCGAGATCTGA
- a CDS encoding cytochrome c — protein sequence MNGKRIFIARCAMCHGEAMKAAKCLANKSIPPTPDLITASFKRRLDDYPGVIVSSIMLCPNGDLMPKTLRENAIKLPPHAWTYKDFRDIKEYMSAVILKN from the coding sequence ATCAACGGCAAGAGGATTTTTATTGCAAGATGTGCGATGTGTCACGGGGAGGCTATGAAAGCCGCCAAGTGCCTGGCGAATAAGAGCATCCCGCCAACCCCTGATCTCATAACTGCCTCATTCAAGCGCAGGTTGGATGATTATCCAGGTGTGATCGTCTCTTCGATCATGCTCTGCCCCAACGGAGATCTCATGCCGAAAACCTTGAGGGAGAATGCCATCAAATTGCCACCGCATGCCTGGACTTACAAGGATTTTCGAGACATCAAAGAATATATGAGTGCCGTGATCTTGAAAAATTGA